In one Mucilaginibacter ginsenosidivorax genomic region, the following are encoded:
- a CDS encoding DNA gyrase/topoisomerase IV subunit A produces MSEDLNQNEIPDNNDDKLHNVTSLDGLYENWFLDYASYVILDRAVPHINDGLKPVQRRILHSLKEMDDGRFNKAANVIGNTMKYHPHGDASIGDAMVQIGQKNLLIDCQGNWGDPVTGDSAAAPRYIEARLSKFALDVVFNADTTIWQASYDGRNKEPITLPVKFPLLLAQGAEGIAVGLATKILPHNFIELIDASIAALKGIRPNLLPDFPTGGMADASAYNEGQRGGKVRVRARIAEKDKKTLVISEIPFSTTTGGLMESIVNANEKGKIKIKKIEDNTSKDVEIVVHLAPGISPDVTIDALYAFTDCEVSISPNTCVIQSDKPRFMSVNDMLTESTFFTKELLKQELEIRLKELMEKIFFSSLLKIFIQEGMYKHPDYETSGNFETVLEVLNRLFEPFFPQFYRTIVAEDYKKLIDKPMSSITRFDVKKADEQMKALENEIKQVKHHLKHLTDYTIAWFEKLREKYGKDRGRKTELRTFDKVEAAQVALANIKLYVNKTDGFVGSGLKKDDAVEYVGDCSDIDEIIVFRADGRCLITKVQDKVFVGKDIIHVAVFKKNDERTVYNMIYKDGESGIAYIKRFSVVGVTRDKEYDLTKGTKGTKVLYFTANSNGEAEIVNVQLKPHSKLKKLQFDEDFASIAIKGRGSMGNIITKYPVKKIVLKSKGVSTLAGRKIWYDEILKRLNADGRGKYLGEFDGDDRILNVLSTGVYELTNFDLNNHFDDKMILIEKYDPKKVFSAIHLDGKSKNYMVKRFVFETIAIGKQVSIISDEPGSKLLYIAKANQLVKIVQLKGKEQTPETIEINLADLIDVKGMKAMGNRLSQLPIKSVELIATEDAAEESVEEEDSEAEESVETNIETDETEPVTEPVIQSAPKQVEPSKEELPKTESAKLPEPGADEASNGSSDSPAKPAQTQTKKIDFEITNPDDIDIDDKGQLGLF; encoded by the coding sequence ATGAGTGAAGATCTGAATCAAAACGAGATACCTGACAATAACGACGACAAATTACATAACGTTACCTCACTCGACGGGTTATACGAAAACTGGTTTCTTGATTACGCCTCTTACGTTATCCTTGACCGTGCCGTACCACACATCAACGATGGTTTAAAGCCGGTACAGCGCCGTATTCTGCACTCCTTAAAGGAGATGGACGACGGGCGCTTTAACAAGGCGGCCAACGTAATTGGTAATACCATGAAGTATCACCCCCACGGTGATGCATCCATAGGCGACGCCATGGTACAAATAGGGCAAAAAAACCTGCTTATTGACTGCCAGGGCAACTGGGGCGATCCGGTTACAGGCGATTCGGCAGCGGCTCCGCGTTATATCGAGGCCCGGTTATCCAAATTCGCGCTGGATGTGGTGTTTAATGCCGATACTACCATTTGGCAGGCCAGCTATGATGGCCGTAACAAAGAGCCCATTACGCTGCCGGTAAAATTCCCTTTGCTGCTTGCACAGGGTGCCGAAGGCATTGCGGTAGGTTTGGCTACCAAAATTTTACCACATAATTTTATTGAACTGATTGATGCATCAATAGCCGCCCTTAAAGGTATCAGGCCTAATTTATTGCCCGATTTTCCTACCGGCGGCATGGCCGATGCATCTGCTTATAACGAAGGCCAGCGCGGCGGCAAGGTAAGGGTACGGGCCCGCATTGCCGAAAAGGATAAGAAAACGCTGGTGATATCTGAAATACCTTTCAGCACCACCACCGGCGGGCTGATGGAGAGCATTGTGAATGCCAACGAAAAAGGCAAGATCAAGATTAAGAAGATTGAAGATAATACATCAAAGGATGTAGAGATTGTAGTGCACCTTGCGCCGGGCATATCGCCCGATGTAACTATCGATGCGCTATATGCCTTTACCGACTGCGAGGTTTCTATATCGCCCAATACCTGCGTTATCCAATCGGATAAGCCGCGCTTTATGAGCGTGAACGATATGCTTACCGAAAGCACGTTTTTTACTAAAGAACTGTTAAAACAGGAGCTGGAGATAAGGCTGAAGGAATTGATGGAGAAGATCTTCTTCAGTTCGCTGCTTAAAATATTTATACAGGAGGGGATGTACAAACACCCCGACTATGAAACATCGGGTAATTTTGAAACGGTACTGGAAGTGTTGAACCGCTTGTTCGAGCCGTTCTTCCCTCAGTTTTACCGTACCATAGTGGCCGAGGATTACAAAAAGCTGATAGATAAACCTATGAGCAGCATCACCCGCTTTGACGTTAAAAAAGCTGATGAGCAGATGAAGGCCCTGGAAAACGAGATAAAACAGGTAAAACATCACCTGAAACACCTTACCGATTACACCATTGCCTGGTTTGAAAAGCTGCGCGAAAAGTATGGTAAAGACAGGGGACGTAAAACCGAACTACGCACTTTTGATAAGGTAGAAGCAGCGCAGGTGGCATTAGCCAACATAAAATTGTACGTTAACAAAACCGACGGCTTTGTTGGCTCGGGCCTTAAAAAGGATGATGCGGTTGAGTACGTTGGCGATTGCTCGGATATTGACGAGATTATTGTTTTTCGTGCCGATGGCCGCTGCCTCATCACCAAAGTGCAGGATAAGGTGTTTGTGGGTAAAGATATCATCCACGTTGCCGTATTTAAAAAGAACGACGAGCGTACTGTGTATAACATGATATACAAAGATGGTGAAAGCGGCATCGCGTATATCAAACGTTTCTCGGTAGTGGGGGTAACCCGCGATAAAGAGTATGATCTTACCAAAGGCACCAAGGGTACCAAAGTACTGTACTTTACGGCCAACTCCAACGGCGAGGCTGAAATAGTGAATGTGCAGCTCAAGCCACATTCAAAACTGAAGAAACTGCAGTTTGATGAAGATTTTGCTTCGATAGCCATAAAAGGACGCGGATCGATGGGGAATATCATTACCAAATACCCGGTTAAAAAAATTGTGCTGAAATCGAAAGGCGTATCAACCCTGGCCGGCAGAAAAATTTGGTATGACGAGATCCTGAAACGCCTTAACGCCGATGGGCGGGGCAAATACCTGGGCGAGTTTGATGGCGACGACCGTATCCTGAATGTATTAAGCACCGGTGTTTACGAGCTTACCAATTTTGATTTGAACAATCATTTTGATGATAAAATGATCCTGATTGAAAAATATGATCCTAAAAAAGTTTTCTCGGCAATTCACCTGGATGGAAAATCTAAAAACTACATGGTTAAACGCTTTGTGTTTGAAACCATAGCTATAGGCAAACAGGTAAGCATCATCAGCGATGAGCCCGGATCAAAACTCCTTTACATTGCCAAAGCAAACCAATTGGTTAAAATTGTGCAGCTAAAAGGTAAAGAGCAAACCCCCGAAACTATTGAGATTAACCTGGCCGACCTTATAGATGTAAAAGGTATGAAAGCTATGGGCAACCGCCTGTCGCAATTACCTATCAAATCTGTCGAGCTGATAGCTACTGAGGATGCTGCCGAGGAGTCGGTTGAAGAAGAAGATAGCGAGGCAGAAGAATCTGTTGAAACAAACATTGAGACTGATGAAACCGAACCAGTGACAGAGCCGGTAATACAATCGGCCCCAAAACAGGTTGAACCTTCGAAAGAAGAATTACCCAAAACAGAATCGGCAAAATTGCCTGAACCTGGGGCGGATGAAGCTTCAAACGGATCATCGGATTCGCCTGCAAAACCGGCGCAAACTCAAACAAAGAAAATAGATTTCGAGATTACCAACCCGGATGATATCGATATAGACGATAAAGGCCAGTTAGGGCTGTTTTAA
- a CDS encoding TraR/DksA family transcriptional regulator, producing the protein MNAEQEKTRYNETELLEFKTLIQGKIKSAREELLDLTSSISNPNANGTDDTASSHNTLEDGSATLEKESINQLASRQKKFIDQLEAALVRIENRTYGICRETGKLIQRERLLAVPHTTLSMAAKLKQ; encoded by the coding sequence ATGAACGCTGAACAAGAAAAAACAAGATATAACGAAACCGAACTACTGGAATTTAAAACACTTATACAAGGCAAAATCAAATCGGCCCGTGAAGAACTGCTCGATCTGACCTCTTCCATTAGCAACCCCAACGCCAATGGTACCGATGATACGGCCAGTTCGCACAACACTTTAGAGGATGGCTCGGCTACGCTGGAGAAAGAATCTATTAATCAACTGGCATCGCGCCAGAAAAAATTTATCGATCAGCTGGAAGCAGCCCTGGTGCGCATAGAGAACCGTACTTATGGCATTTGCCGCGAAACCGGCAAACTTATCCAGCGCGAACGTTTGCTTGCCGTGCCACATACTACGCTGAGCATGGCAGCCAAGCTGAAACAGTAA
- a CDS encoding DUF1304 domain-containing protein: MKIIASILIALVAIEHIYILWIEMFAWTTKGRATFKSFPAELFEPTKNLAANQGLYNGFLAAGLIWALLIGDAVWAKNVAMFFLGCVVVAGLYGGFTAGKAIFIKQMLPAAIALCAVMLWM, encoded by the coding sequence ATGAAAATTATAGCATCGATATTAATAGCCCTGGTAGCCATTGAGCACATTTATATTTTATGGATAGAAATGTTTGCCTGGACAACCAAAGGCCGCGCAACTTTTAAAAGCTTTCCTGCCGAACTGTTTGAACCAACCAAAAATCTGGCAGCCAACCAGGGGCTTTATAACGGGTTTTTAGCCGCCGGGCTGATATGGGCGCTACTCATTGGCGATGCCGTATGGGCCAAAAATGTGGCCATGTTTTTTTTAGGCTGCGTAGTAGTAGCGGGCTTGTATGGCGGCTTTACGGCTGGTAAAGCTATTTTTATAAAGCAAATGCTGCCCGCCGCCATAGCTTTGTGCGCGGTGATGCTGTGGATGTAG
- a CDS encoding antibiotic biosynthesis monooxygenase family protein, giving the protein MEQIFIDRFIMPQNAKAEFTERMQINRSFIKQLPGFIGDEAYERTDEEGNFICVTIAIWASGEALKNAKELVQAEYQQQGFNLPAMLQRLDISMERGQYNRFSN; this is encoded by the coding sequence ATGGAACAAATATTTATCGACCGCTTTATAATGCCCCAAAACGCAAAGGCGGAATTTACCGAACGCATGCAGATCAATCGTTCATTTATCAAACAACTTCCCGGTTTCATTGGCGATGAGGCTTATGAACGTACCGACGAAGAAGGCAACTTTATTTGTGTAACCATAGCCATATGGGCCAGTGGAGAAGCACTAAAAAACGCGAAAGAACTGGTGCAAGCCGAATATCAGCAACAAGGGTTCAATTTGCCAGCCATGCTGCAGCGCCTGGATATTAGTATGGAGCGGGGGCAATATAACAGGTTTAGTAATTAG
- a CDS encoding NAD(P)-dependent oxidoreductase yields MNIFIAGANGGIGRQAVEQALKAGHRVTALVRNPAKLQLMHPNLKIITGDIMLFESFADEMKGQQIVLSALGVSGGLFSDKPTTLYSQGNANLLKAMEQHGVKRIICISASALEISPVIPWYVRLVARYVIQKLLKHMYADLRRMEIIIKESSADWTIIRPPQLNNKPLTGNYRTAVNRFLKNCLQVSRADVSHYMVSNLINKEIYQATVEIAY; encoded by the coding sequence ATGAACATATTTATTGCAGGCGCCAATGGCGGCATTGGCCGCCAGGCGGTGGAGCAGGCTTTAAAGGCGGGTCACCGGGTAACCGCATTGGTACGTAATCCGGCAAAATTGCAGCTGATGCATCCTAATCTTAAAATAATAACGGGTGATATTATGCTGTTCGAAAGTTTTGCCGACGAGATGAAAGGCCAGCAAATTGTGCTATCGGCATTAGGTGTAAGCGGCGGTTTATTTAGCGATAAGCCTACCACCCTTTACTCACAGGGCAATGCTAACCTTTTAAAAGCAATGGAGCAGCATGGGGTAAAACGGATTATTTGTATCTCGGCTTCGGCGCTGGAAATAAGCCCGGTGATTCCCTGGTATGTGCGCCTGGTTGCCCGGTATGTAATTCAAAAGCTACTTAAACATATGTATGCCGACCTGCGCCGGATGGAAATTATTATAAAAGAAAGTAGCGCCGACTGGACAATTATCCGCCCGCCACAGTTAAACAACAAACCATTAACAGGTAATTACCGTACCGCTGTAAACCGGTTTTTAAAAAACTGCCTCCAGGTATCGCGTGCGGATGTAAGCCATTATATGGTGAGCAACCTTATTAATAAAGAAATTTACCAGGCAACTGTAGAGATAGCTTACTGA
- a CDS encoding DUF2214 family protein, translated as MQITYLLPTFLVLHLTALVLMAGTTLVDYLAYSSFWKFADQGSRPDALLNTMARLPRVAGIGAAVLIISGIGMMAVTHGVFGEQLWFRIKFALVLLVILNSLLIGRRQGLKLRKLLEAGELVFTTEVARIKSNIKTFHRLQLLLFSLIIFLSVFKFN; from the coding sequence ATGCAAATCACTTATCTTTTACCCACTTTTCTGGTGCTGCATTTAACGGCATTAGTATTAATGGCCGGTACAACATTGGTTGATTACCTGGCTTACTCATCGTTTTGGAAGTTTGCAGACCAGGGCAGTCGCCCCGATGCTTTGTTGAATACGATGGCCAGGCTGCCGCGTGTAGCCGGTATTGGCGCTGCCGTGCTCATCATAAGCGGCATAGGTATGATGGCCGTAACCCACGGCGTTTTTGGCGAGCAGCTTTGGTTCAGGATCAAGTTTGCACTGGTGCTCCTGGTAATCCTCAATAGCCTGCTCATAGGGCGTCGGCAGGGTTTAAAGCTTCGCAAGTTACTGGAAGCCGGCGAATTGGTATTTACAACCGAAGTTGCCCGCATCAAAAGCAACATCAAAACATTTCACCGGCTTCAACTGCTGCTGTTTTCGCTCATTATTTTTTTAAGCGTATTTAAATTTAACTGA
- a CDS encoding MarR family winged helix-turn-helix transcriptional regulator, translating to MVVNQTVELVKLWGAYEAQHPGASIEDFCRYQLAQNVKSESYGKPKGELRPDLNGQLVILLRRIGKFHIAYSNKALEGTGLDQMEEFGILVTIYNQKNPIKSEAIYNNIMELSSGSNMLIRLKKRGLVSEYDDEQDKRVKRLKLTAKGEATLLTAKEVVLKVARMMVNDLSDEQKRLCIQLLSPIDRRFSGLFQKQRAKSFDDIYLENVG from the coding sequence ATGGTAGTAAATCAAACAGTAGAGTTAGTGAAGCTCTGGGGCGCTTACGAAGCGCAGCATCCGGGGGCCAGTATCGAAGATTTTTGCCGGTACCAGCTGGCCCAAAATGTTAAGTCCGAAAGTTACGGCAAGCCCAAAGGCGAACTGCGACCTGACCTGAACGGTCAGTTGGTGATCCTGTTGCGCCGGATAGGTAAATTCCATATAGCTTATTCAAACAAAGCGCTGGAGGGTACGGGGCTTGACCAGATGGAAGAATTTGGGATACTTGTAACCATTTATAATCAAAAGAACCCCATAAAATCAGAAGCCATATACAACAACATTATGGAACTATCCAGCGGCAGTAATATGCTGATCAGGCTAAAAAAAAGAGGTTTGGTGAGCGAGTACGACGATGAGCAGGATAAACGGGTAAAACGCCTTAAACTAACCGCCAAAGGCGAGGCCACATTGTTAACTGCCAAAGAAGTTGTACTGAAGGTAGCCCGCATGATGGTTAATGACCTGAGCGACGAGCAAAAGCGCTTATGCATTCAACTGCTTAGCCCTATTGACCGCCGGTTTTCGGGCCTGTTTCAAAAACAACGCGCCAAGTCATTTGATGATATTTACCTTGAAAATGTTGGTTAA
- a CDS encoding thioredoxin family protein, which produces MDFIAYQQLFQHILMDTNPRFPYDDPHYLNYTRLNWSRQERWLKVGALNEELVELITGINTKQNWTIITEPWCGDASHSLPFIHRLSELNPLIEVDYQLRDSEPFLINSYLTRGSKSIPKLIIADAQHQDLATWGPRPAGCQVLYEQLVKDHVVMEQQKIALQQWYNADKGVSLQQELIVIFKAIVRS; this is translated from the coding sequence ATGGATTTCATAGCCTACCAGCAACTCTTTCAACATATTTTAATGGATACCAATCCCCGGTTTCCTTATGATGACCCGCATTATTTAAATTATACCCGGTTAAACTGGTCGCGACAGGAACGCTGGCTAAAAGTGGGTGCGCTGAATGAAGAATTAGTTGAACTTATTACAGGTATCAACACCAAACAAAACTGGACTATTATTACCGAGCCGTGGTGTGGCGACGCATCCCACAGTTTGCCTTTTATTCACAGGCTATCGGAATTAAACCCATTAATTGAAGTCGATTATCAATTAAGAGATAGCGAGCCGTTTTTAATAAACAGTTACCTTACCCGGGGCAGCAAATCGATACCCAAACTGATTATTGCCGATGCCCAACATCAAGACCTGGCCACATGGGGGCCACGACCGGCCGGTTGCCAGGTATTGTATGAGCAGTTAGTTAAAGACCATGTTGTTATGGAGCAGCAAAAGATAGCTTTGCAACAATGGTACAATGCCGATAAGGGCGTGAGTTTGCAGCAGGAGTTGATTGTTATTTTTAAAGCTATTGTGAGGAGTTAA
- a CDS encoding DUF294 nucleotidyltransferase-like domain-containing protein, producing the protein MNNRLEYLKSITPFNALPTEVLQGVAEQLQEINYQKDVVIYQQDVTMMKGVDIIVQGSYESFFYDSAGNKRLIENHEPGFCYGGVSVLLNRRRSLRTVVAKKGTLVYFLHRKDFRLLCKTYEDFFLHFTAEFGKRMQNEEFVHFFKQPASFAESYIASEQLYSRRVESIEYRPVIACQGHTPIYKAAQLMAAQKTSCLFILNDGQKIVGYVTDITLRDKVIARQHDTADAVSLVMDTPIVSISADALVYEALLMMFQTKTRYILIQKAAGYVGFISRNKLLSEQAQSPMVFIQSVKLALSTDELKRKWQSVPQFVTQLLGRGVNAEIVNQIITTVADTIAQKVIESVIAQIGPPPAKFVFMVLGSEGRKEQTFKTDQDNAIIYEDKANEHREEVRAYFLDLATRVSTDLNNIGFVYCTGDFMAQNPKWTHSLSHWKRNYDYWMDESIPETVINFSTFFDCRTIYGDNTIMDELHQFLDERLQQPLEKLFFHMAKNALQYEPPLTFFNTIRTFKKDSREVFDIKRTMSPIVDLVRVYALKNRIFEVNTGERMKALKAKGIFSESEYHELIQSYYFLMNLRLKKQTEQIIQDHTEPDNYIDISQLSKIERVTLKEIFKIIENFQSKIKVSFTGGVLS; encoded by the coding sequence ATGAACAACCGACTGGAATATTTAAAATCCATTACGCCTTTTAACGCCCTGCCCACCGAGGTACTGCAAGGCGTAGCCGAACAATTACAGGAAATCAATTATCAAAAAGATGTGGTAATTTACCAGCAGGATGTTACGATGATGAAAGGTGTTGACATTATTGTACAGGGCAGTTATGAATCTTTTTTTTATGATAGTGCAGGCAATAAGCGATTGATAGAAAACCACGAACCTGGCTTTTGTTACGGCGGCGTTTCGGTATTACTTAACAGGAGGCGATCGTTACGAACGGTTGTTGCCAAAAAGGGAACGCTGGTTTATTTTTTGCACCGTAAAGATTTTCGCCTGCTGTGCAAAACCTACGAAGATTTCTTTTTGCATTTTACTGCCGAGTTTGGTAAACGGATGCAAAATGAGGAGTTTGTCCATTTTTTCAAGCAACCGGCATCGTTTGCCGAAAGCTATATTGCATCTGAGCAATTATACTCGCGCCGTGTAGAAAGCATTGAATACCGGCCTGTAATAGCCTGCCAGGGCCACACACCCATTTACAAAGCAGCTCAGCTGATGGCTGCCCAAAAAACCAGCTGCCTTTTTATTTTGAACGACGGGCAAAAGATTGTTGGCTACGTAACCGATATTACGCTGCGCGATAAGGTGATAGCCAGGCAACATGATACCGCCGACGCCGTAAGCCTGGTGATGGATACGCCGATAGTAAGCATCAGCGCGGATGCCTTGGTTTATGAGGCCTTGTTGATGATGTTTCAGACTAAAACCCGGTATATACTGATTCAAAAGGCGGCCGGATATGTGGGCTTTATCAGCCGCAATAAGCTATTAAGCGAGCAGGCACAGTCGCCGATGGTATTTATACAATCTGTTAAGCTGGCCCTATCAACAGATGAGTTAAAACGTAAGTGGCAAAGCGTGCCACAATTTGTAACCCAGTTACTGGGCCGCGGCGTTAATGCCGAAATTGTGAACCAGATTATCACTACCGTTGCCGATACCATTGCCCAAAAAGTAATTGAAAGCGTAATTGCCCAAATAGGGCCGCCGCCCGCCAAATTTGTGTTTATGGTACTGGGCAGCGAGGGCCGCAAAGAACAAACCTTTAAAACCGACCAGGACAACGCCATTATTTATGAAGATAAGGCAAATGAGCACCGCGAAGAAGTACGTGCCTATTTCCTTGACCTGGCCACCAGGGTATCAACCGATTTGAATAACATTGGCTTTGTTTACTGCACAGGCGATTTCATGGCCCAAAACCCCAAATGGACCCACTCGCTATCGCACTGGAAACGCAATTACGATTACTGGATGGACGAATCTATCCCCGAAACGGTCATCAACTTCTCTACCTTTTTTGATTGCCGCACCATTTATGGCGACAACACCATTATGGACGAACTGCACCAGTTTTTAGACGAGCGATTGCAGCAGCCTTTGGAAAAGTTATTTTTCCACATGGCTAAAAATGCCCTTCAATATGAGCCGCCGTTAACATTTTTCAATACTATCCGCACGTTTAAAAAAGATAGCCGGGAAGTTTTTGATATTAAAAGAACAATGAGCCCTATTGTTGACCTTGTTCGTGTTTACGCCCTTAAAAACAGAATTTTTGAAGTAAACACCGGCGAGCGTATGAAAGCCCTGAAGGCAAAAGGAATTTTCTCCGAATCGGAGTACCATGAGCTAATCCAATCTTACTACTTTCTGATGAACCTTCGGCTAAAAAAACAAACCGAGCAGATCATTCAGGACCATACCGAACCAGATAATTATATCGACATCTCGCAGCTTTCAAAAATTGAACGCGTTACATTAAAGGAGATTTTCAAGATCATTGAAAACTTTCAATCAAAGATCAAGGTTTCATTTACAGGTGGAGTGTTGAGTTGA
- a CDS encoding 3'-5' exonuclease, producing the protein MNTTANSNWANTLNDYFLFIDTEASGLPLKWNLPYSADENWPHALQVSWLIYDKHHKLIKQQDYYIQSEGITITPAALAIHHLTPEFLKLSGKTRTEVIQLLAADVQQYNPMLIGHFIRLDYHLLGATFYRSGIANPLGNLPVFCTMVATTQLVHSSLTRHLRLEELYYMLFNTDLQNQHNALYDAQATAACFFELRTRGEISDKSIRQQNLDFEQQRDPAQKQKGCLLPALMLILLMAIIIYSL; encoded by the coding sequence TTGAATACAACCGCAAACAGCAATTGGGCAAACACTTTGAACGACTATTTTTTATTTATCGACACAGAAGCCTCGGGCCTGCCGCTTAAGTGGAACTTGCCTTACAGTGCCGATGAAAACTGGCCGCACGCGTTACAGGTATCATGGCTTATTTACGATAAGCATCACAAGCTCATCAAACAACAGGACTACTATATCCAAAGCGAGGGAATCACGATTACCCCTGCAGCTCTGGCCATCCACCATCTGACACCTGAGTTTTTGAAACTGAGCGGCAAAACCCGCACCGAGGTAATACAACTACTGGCAGCTGATGTGCAGCAATACAACCCTATGCTGATAGGCCATTTTATCCGGCTGGATTATCACCTGCTCGGTGCGACATTTTACCGGTCGGGCATAGCAAACCCGCTCGGTAACCTCCCTGTTTTTTGTACCATGGTTGCCACTACGCAACTGGTGCACAGCTCGCTTACACGCCACTTAAGGCTGGAAGAGTTGTACTATATGCTGTTTAATACCGATTTACAAAACCAGCATAATGCACTATATGATGCCCAGGCCACTGCCGCCTGTTTTTTTGAATTGCGTACTCGTGGCGAAATATCCGATAAAAGCATCCGTCAGCAAAATCTGGATTTTGAGCAGCAGCGCGACCCTGCCCAAAAACAAAAGGGCTGTTTACTGCCTGCATTAATGCTTATATTGTTAATGGCCATTATCATTTACAGCCTATGA
- a CDS encoding Hsp70 family protein: MNKFLYGIDFGTTNSALAIYNQETKAIHDTIIIPSLIYFFSQPGLQTTKNYVVGEEAIAAYLNDGMKGRFIKSVKQILSRSSFTETRIQNKRFNASDLVAIILKELKERADELTGEDCRTAVIGRPVFFDDDDVQKDTLAQTRLSKAAAIAGFTNVRFQFEPIGAAFAYEKTLAKKENVLVADLGGGTTDFTYLVLDPQKVGSKNRKDDMIANGGIYVGGDSLDSAFMWEIGTPYFGKHTQYEATPGKVLTVPNSLFANICSWEQMNFFNGPRIKKDIDDYYYFSGNNRKFKNLITLIDNNLGYSVFQAIEKTKIELSNADTSAFSYHNMDIDIEEDVPLPGYEQIIAKDVDRIAGYLDQFMQQNNIDPEKIDSLFLTGGTSLVGSIQKLFKNRFPHVNLNSGDNFKSVATGLAYSGYLFEE; encoded by the coding sequence ATGAATAAGTTTTTATACGGAATTGATTTTGGAACAACCAATTCGGCTTTGGCAATTTACAACCAGGAAACAAAAGCCATCCACGATACCATCATCATCCCATCGCTCATCTATTTCTTTAGTCAGCCGGGGTTACAAACCACAAAAAACTATGTAGTGGGCGAAGAAGCGATTGCAGCTTATCTTAATGACGGAATGAAGGGCCGGTTTATTAAATCGGTTAAACAAATTTTATCCAGGAGCAGCTTCACCGAAACCCGCATTCAAAATAAAAGGTTCAACGCATCTGACCTTGTGGCTATTATTTTAAAGGAATTGAAAGAACGGGCCGATGAACTAACCGGGGAGGATTGCCGCACAGCGGTAATTGGCCGGCCGGTTTTTTTTGATGACGACGATGTGCAAAAAGATACCCTTGCGCAAACCCGGCTAAGCAAAGCGGCAGCAATTGCAGGTTTTACCAATGTACGTTTCCAGTTTGAACCTATAGGTGCCGCCTTTGCCTATGAAAAAACACTGGCAAAAAAAGAAAATGTGTTGGTGGCCGATTTGGGCGGGGGCACAACAGACTTTACCTACCTGGTGCTCGACCCTCAAAAAGTTGGCAGCAAAAACCGCAAAGACGATATGATAGCCAACGGCGGTATTTATGTTGGTGGCGATAGCCTTGATTCGGCTTTTATGTGGGAAATAGGCACGCCATATTTTGGTAAGCACACGCAATACGAGGCTACTCCGGGCAAGGTACTAACCGTTCCCAATTCGCTTTTTGCAAACATTTGTTCATGGGAGCAGATGAACTTTTTTAATGGCCCACGTATTAAAAAAGATATTGACGATTACTACTATTTTTCGGGCAACAACCGGAAATTTAAAAATTTGATCACCCTTATTGACAATAACCTGGGCTACTCGGTATTCCAGGCAATCGAAAAAACAAAAATTGAACTTTCAAACGCAGATACATCTGCGTTTAGTTACCATAACATGGATATCGATATTGAAGAGGATGTCCCATTGCCTGGTTACGAACAAATTATAGCCAAAGATGTGGATCGGATTGCCGGATACCTGGATCAATTTATGCAACAAAACAACATCGATCCTGAAAAAATTGATAGTTTGTTTTTAACAGGCGGCACATCGCTGGTAGGCAGTATTCAAAAGCTGTTTAAAAACAGGTTTCCGCATGTTAACCTCAACTCGGGCGATAATTTTAAGAGTGTAGCTACAGGTTTGGCGTATAGCGGTTATTTGTTTGAGGAGTAG